Proteins from a single region of Candidatus Zixiibacteriota bacterium:
- a CDS encoding DNA-processing protein DprA, with the protein MPTISEYSPRVHLVALCTLTGVSPRLFELLFARFGDTERILRADVSALTAIGGMSAPQIKRIASARDRLEDAQRFVNRLTEREIRVISFFDDDYGELLTELNDPPPILYIRGVMPDRSRKSVTVAGAHNATAEGIELTTNLARRFGQAGVQVISSLRGGIDSAAHLGAKSGGAPSFAVIDTGFDQLTAPSAMPLAIDIVEHGGVISEYAPEQISTHETLEQSNRLLAGLAQAVVVTEVYSDSEATLDLLAFCRMIGKLVFVMADPHKGALADESAMAKALEAGAIPMKGLEHTDDIVRALV; encoded by the coding sequence ATGCCAACTATTAGCGAGTACTCCCCCCGGGTCCATCTCGTGGCCCTGTGCACGCTGACAGGAGTCAGCCCGCGCCTGTTCGAATTGCTGTTCGCCCGGTTCGGCGATACCGAACGGATACTGAGGGCCGATGTTTCGGCCCTGACGGCGATAGGCGGAATGAGCGCTCCCCAGATCAAACGCATCGCCTCCGCCCGTGACCGGCTCGAAGACGCCCAGCGGTTCGTCAATCGATTGACCGAGCGGGAAATCCGCGTGATCTCATTCTTCGACGATGATTACGGCGAGTTGCTGACGGAACTGAACGACCCGCCTCCGATTCTCTACATACGGGGCGTTATGCCGGATCGCAGCCGAAAATCCGTAACGGTCGCAGGCGCGCACAACGCCACCGCAGAGGGGATCGAACTAACGACCAATCTCGCCCGCCGGTTCGGTCAGGCCGGGGTGCAGGTGATATCCAGTCTTCGGGGCGGGATCGACTCTGCGGCGCATCTCGGCGCCAAATCCGGCGGCGCCCCTTCGTTTGCCGTGATCGACACCGGCTTCGACCAGTTGACTGCACCATCGGCCATGCCGCTCGCCATTGACATCGTCGAACACGGCGGGGTGATCAGCGAGTACGCCCCGGAACAGATTTCCACGCACGAGACGCTGGAGCAGTCCAATCGGCTTCTGGCGGGCCTGGCGCAGGCGGTTGTCGTGACCGAGGTGTACTCGGATTCGGAAGCTACGCTCGATTTGCTGGCGTTCTGCAGGATGATCGGCAAGCTCGTGTTTGTCATGGCTGATCCTCACAAGGGCGCGCTGGCCGATGAGTCCGCGATGGCAAAAGCGCTCGAGGCGGGGGCTATTCCGATGAAAGGGCTGGAACACACCGACGATATCGTGCGTGCTCTCGTGTGA
- a CDS encoding YigZ family protein, which translates to MVDTYQTIAREARIEFKVKGSRFIGESRLTDDVEDAIGKLDAIRRREFAATHHCWAYRIGADGTPVFKYSDDGEPGGTAGRPIFDALEGNAITNCLLVVTRYFGGTKLGTGGLARAYSETARQTLDASGVKTCYHAVDYELAMEFPFYNPVHQLLARLQAEITESHFTDRVRLRIAVRRSLAERLEQEYAESTQGKATIIRLGPTSAG; encoded by the coding sequence GTGGTTGATACATACCAAACCATAGCGCGCGAAGCACGCATCGAGTTCAAGGTCAAAGGCTCGCGGTTTATCGGAGAGTCTCGACTGACCGATGACGTAGAAGATGCGATTGGAAAGCTCGACGCCATCCGTCGGCGTGAGTTCGCCGCCACCCACCATTGCTGGGCTTATCGAATCGGCGCCGACGGCACGCCCGTTTTCAAGTACTCCGACGACGGCGAGCCGGGCGGCACGGCGGGCAGACCGATTTTCGATGCGCTGGAGGGTAATGCGATCACCAACTGCCTGCTTGTGGTTACACGGTACTTCGGTGGAACGAAACTGGGAACCGGGGGCCTCGCGCGAGCCTACAGCGAAACCGCCCGCCAGACATTGGATGCATCGGGCGTCAAGACCTGCTACCATGCCGTAGACTACGAACTGGCAATGGAGTTCCCTTTCTACAATCCGGTTCACCAACTGCTCGCCCGACTGCAGGCGGAGATTACTGAGTCGCACTTCACCGACCGCGTTCGGCTCAGAATCGCGGTGCGCCGCTCACTCGCAGAGAGACTGGAACAGGAGTATGCCGAGTCAACACAGGGCAAAGCCACGATCATCCGCCTCGGCCCGACCAGCGCGGGTTGA
- a CDS encoding PfkB family carbohydrate kinase, translating into MPLDLLMEVPSYPRAGSKLNAMRMIIQGGGPAPNCMAGLKRLGLRAAIVAAVGNDVIARLTREELQRDGISDRYLVVRKSSSDLAVGFIEHTTGDRTLVLHRGVSLQPRDINTARLPIPKVVHLDGRDLPACIKLARWARRIGAQVSFDIGSLRNDVSAIFPLVDHLVVADAFALPFTKSRSISAACRKLAERCPGTIVVTNGIHGQMAYENGSVHRQRAFVVKAVDTTGAGDAFHAGYLYGLIRGESLPVRLLLGSAVAALNCTKLGAREGLPTRAQLRKFLTGKPRLYA; encoded by the coding sequence ATGCCGCTCGATCTGCTGATGGAGGTTCCCAGCTACCCCAGAGCCGGCAGCAAGCTCAACGCGATGCGCATGATCATACAGGGAGGCGGCCCGGCCCCAAACTGTATGGCCGGTCTGAAACGGCTTGGGCTCCGCGCGGCAATCGTCGCTGCGGTCGGCAACGACGTTATTGCCCGGCTTACGCGCGAAGAACTTCAGCGTGACGGTATCAGCGATCGATACCTGGTCGTCAGGAAATCCTCCTCCGATCTTGCCGTGGGCTTCATCGAACACACTACCGGTGATCGCACCCTCGTTTTGCACCGTGGCGTATCATTGCAGCCGCGCGACATCAACACCGCCAGACTCCCGATTCCCAAAGTTGTTCATCTCGATGGCCGCGATCTGCCGGCGTGTATCAAACTGGCCAGATGGGCCAGGAGAATAGGGGCACAGGTCTCGTTTGACATAGGATCATTGCGAAATGATGTCTCGGCCATATTTCCGCTGGTCGATCACCTGGTTGTCGCTGACGCCTTTGCGTTACCCTTCACGAAAAGCCGATCGATAAGCGCCGCGTGCCGCAAGCTGGCGGAGCGCTGCCCCGGCACCATCGTCGTGACTAACGGCATTCACGGTCAGATGGCGTATGAAAACGGCAGCGTTCACCGGCAGCGCGCTTTCGTGGTGAAGGCTGTCGATACGACCGGAGCGGGCGACGCGTTTCATGCCGGATATCTCTACGGGCTAATCAGAGGGGAATCACTGCCGGTTCGGCTGCTGTTGGGATCGGCGGTCGCGGCGCTGAATTGCACAAAACTCGGCGCCCGCGAGGGGTTGCCGACTCGGGCTCAACTGCGGAAGTTCCTGACGGGAAAGCCGAGGCTGTATGCTTGA
- a CDS encoding phosphatase PAP2 family protein produces the protein MLEWLIEIDRAVFFFLNVTIANPVTDAVMPIVTSDNILRILYGLAMLLCLWRGDARLRWLVLFSGIALALTDQSAANFLKHAIERPRPCHDGQFLTPINLLVHCGGGYSMPSAHAANSFGQALLFGLAYHRVRWYLIGFAAIVSLSRVSVGVHYPGDVLVGAAVGSLVGSVVFVVFQRVRPFLPPRSRVVESSLPHERGDS, from the coding sequence ATGCTTGAGTGGCTTATCGAGATCGACCGTGCGGTGTTCTTTTTCCTGAACGTCACGATCGCCAATCCGGTGACCGATGCCGTCATGCCGATTGTCACCAGCGATAACATCCTGCGAATCTTGTACGGATTGGCCATGTTGTTGTGTCTGTGGCGCGGCGATGCGCGCTTGCGATGGCTGGTGCTGTTTTCCGGGATCGCGCTGGCTCTCACCGACCAATCGGCGGCCAACTTCCTCAAACACGCGATCGAACGACCCCGCCCGTGCCACGACGGCCAGTTTCTGACACCCATAAACCTGCTGGTGCACTGCGGTGGTGGTTATTCGATGCCGTCGGCACACGCCGCTAATTCGTTTGGTCAGGCGCTCCTGTTCGGGCTTGCATATCATCGCGTCAGGTGGTATCTGATCGGCTTCGCCGCTATCGTCTCGCTGAGCCGGGTGTCGGTCGGCGTTCACTATCCGGGTGATGTCCTGGTCGGCGCCGCTGTCGGCTCGCTTGTGGGGTCGGTCGTATTCGTCGTTTTTCAGCGGGTGCGCCCATTTCTTCCGCCCCGTTCGCGGGTCGTCGAATCGTCGTTACCACACGAGAGAGGAGACTCCTGA
- a CDS encoding macro domain-containing protein, which produces MAVILEVVRGDITSTNTDAIVNAANNEFWMGSGVAGAIKKAGGEVIEQEAMAKGPVIPGEAVFTSAGRLRFRYVIHAAVMGQNLRTSDKLIRQSTIAALRLADELKCESIALPAFGTGVGGFPMKACANIMVTSARAFGDRATHLARVQFCLFDDVGYKLFRDAVG; this is translated from the coding sequence ATGGCCGTCATTCTGGAGGTGGTCCGAGGGGACATTACATCAACGAACACCGATGCAATTGTCAACGCCGCCAACAATGAGTTCTGGATGGGCTCAGGAGTCGCCGGAGCCATCAAGAAAGCCGGTGGTGAGGTCATCGAACAGGAGGCCATGGCCAAAGGTCCGGTAATCCCGGGGGAAGCGGTGTTTACGAGCGCTGGCCGTCTGCGCTTTCGCTACGTTATCCATGCGGCGGTCATGGGGCAGAACCTCCGCACGAGCGACAAGCTGATCAGGCAGAGTACGATTGCGGCGCTGCGACTGGCGGACGAACTGAAATGCGAGTCGATTGCCCTGCCGGCCTTTGGAACCGGCGTGGGAGGTTTCCCGATGAAAGCCTGCGCTAACATCATGGTCACCTCCGCCCGGGCGTTCGGTGACCGTGCGACTCACCTGGCACGAGTCCAGTTCTGCCTGTTCGATGATGTCGGGTATAAGCTGTTTCGCGATGCAGTGGGATGA
- a CDS encoding N-acetyltransferase — MAAVDVIEVESRAQLKQFITLPNRLYANERNYVAPLVSERLDFFDRDKNPFYKSATATLFLALREGEVVGRCATCINFAHNNFHMEKTGFFGFFDTIDDMEVARPLLKVAMITLKKAGMEKMRGPMNFSTNHEIGFLIDGFDLPPVVMMPYNHPYQPRLAEQFGMKKVMDLLAFKLVKEADLAPRVVRVVDKLQKRSSITLRNIRMNDFENEIRLVKDVYNQAWQYNWGFVPLEDDEFSYIARNMKQIVDPDLVFMAEHNGRPVAFLLALPDINQALIHLNGHLFPLGLIKLLWHTKIRNKITGLRMITMGVVPEFQKRAIDSMMYVAMFKKGVEKGYTWAELSWILESNHLVISAVTQMGAQVYKRYRIVEMPI, encoded by the coding sequence ATGGCAGCGGTGGACGTCATCGAAGTTGAGTCGCGGGCTCAGCTTAAGCAATTCATCACCCTTCCCAATCGTTTGTATGCAAACGAACGGAATTACGTTGCGCCGTTGGTATCCGAACGTCTCGATTTTTTTGATAGAGACAAGAATCCATTCTATAAGAGCGCTACCGCCACACTGTTTTTGGCCCTGAGAGAGGGGGAGGTGGTGGGACGCTGTGCCACCTGTATCAACTTCGCTCATAACAACTTCCACATGGAGAAAACCGGTTTCTTCGGTTTCTTCGACACCATCGACGACATGGAAGTGGCCCGCCCGCTGCTCAAGGTGGCCATGATCACGTTGAAGAAGGCCGGTATGGAGAAAATGCGCGGTCCGATGAATTTCTCCACGAACCACGAGATCGGGTTCTTGATCGACGGGTTTGATTTGCCGCCGGTTGTTATGATGCCCTATAACCATCCGTACCAACCGCGCCTCGCCGAGCAGTTTGGAATGAAAAAGGTCATGGACCTTCTGGCGTTCAAGCTGGTGAAGGAAGCCGATCTCGCACCGCGCGTGGTTCGGGTCGTGGATAAACTGCAAAAGCGGTCGAGTATCACCCTTCGCAACATACGGATGAACGATTTCGAAAACGAAATCAGGTTGGTCAAAGACGTGTACAATCAGGCCTGGCAGTACAATTGGGGCTTCGTGCCGCTGGAGGACGATGAATTCTCGTATATTGCACGTAACATGAAGCAGATCGTAGATCCCGATCTGGTGTTCATGGCCGAGCATAACGGCCGCCCGGTCGCCTTCCTGCTTGCCCTGCCCGATATCAACCAGGCGCTGATCCATCTCAACGGCCATCTGTTTCCGCTGGGACTGATCAAGCTTCTCTGGCATACCAAGATACGCAATAAGATCACCGGATTGCGCATGATCACCATGGGAGTCGTCCCCGAATTCCAGAAGCGCGCGATTGACTCCATGATGTACGTTGCAATGTTCAAGAAGGGCGTCGAGAAAGGCTATACATGGGCCGAGCTGTCCTGGATTCTGGAGTCTAACCACCTGGTTATCAGCGCCGTTACGCAAATGGGCGCCCAGGTTTATAAGCGCTATCGTATCGTAGAAATGCCCATCTGA
- a CDS encoding pyridoxal phosphate-dependent aminotransferase family protein yields MQAKDNAEVTFVDLLEKCRSYTAPRDVRAMGIYPYFHPIQSAPGDEVVVDGKPCIMAGSNNYLGLVNHPKVKEAAAKAAMEFGSGCTGSRFLNGTLDLHLELEHRLARFIGKERALVFSTGFQTNLGTISCLVGKNDAVLIDRQDHACIVDGARLSYGKLHKFAHNDMADLERVLTNIRNNGLRGGLLVVVDGVFSMEGDICKLPELIKLARKFNARVMVDDAHAVGVLGKTGAGTAEHFGVTEQTDLIVGTFSKSFAALGGFVAGDADVIEYIQHTARSLIFSASITPSSAAAVLAALEIIEAEPERRDHLWRNARRMQREFRALGLDIGETETPIVPIVVGQDLECFAFWKALYDRGVFTNPVISPAVQPGRAMIRTSYTATMTDQQLDRVVEVVGTVAREKGLIS; encoded by the coding sequence TTGCAGGCCAAAGACAATGCTGAGGTCACGTTCGTTGACCTGCTCGAGAAGTGCCGGTCGTATACCGCGCCGCGCGATGTTCGAGCCATGGGGATTTATCCCTACTTCCACCCGATACAATCGGCGCCGGGCGATGAAGTTGTGGTCGACGGGAAGCCCTGCATCATGGCCGGATCAAATAACTACCTGGGTCTGGTCAACCACCCGAAAGTAAAAGAGGCGGCCGCAAAGGCCGCGATGGAATTCGGATCCGGCTGTACCGGATCCCGCTTCCTCAACGGCACGCTCGATTTGCACCTGGAGCTTGAACACCGCCTCGCGCGTTTTATCGGCAAGGAGCGCGCGTTGGTCTTTTCGACCGGTTTCCAAACCAACCTGGGGACGATTTCCTGCCTCGTTGGCAAGAACGATGCCGTTCTCATCGACCGGCAGGACCACGCGTGTATTGTCGACGGCGCCCGGCTGTCGTACGGCAAGTTGCACAAATTCGCACACAATGATATGGCCGACCTGGAGCGAGTGCTTACCAATATCCGCAACAACGGCCTTCGCGGCGGGCTGCTGGTCGTGGTCGACGGCGTTTTTTCAATGGAAGGCGACATCTGCAAGCTTCCGGAATTGATCAAGCTGGCGCGCAAGTTCAACGCGCGAGTGATGGTTGATGATGCGCATGCGGTAGGGGTCCTGGGGAAAACCGGCGCCGGAACCGCCGAACATTTCGGAGTGACAGAACAGACTGATCTCATTGTCGGTACGTTCTCGAAGTCGTTTGCCGCCCTGGGCGGCTTTGTGGCCGGGGACGCCGATGTCATCGAATACATTCAGCACACCGCGCGGTCTCTCATTTTCTCCGCCTCCATCACGCCGTCGTCGGCAGCCGCCGTGCTGGCCGCACTCGAGATCATCGAGGCGGAGCCCGAGCGCCGCGATCACCTGTGGCGAAACGCTCGACGAATGCAACGCGAATTCCGGGCGCTCGGTCTCGACATCGGGGAGACCGAGACGCCGATCGTACCTATTGTTGTGGGACAGGACCTGGAGTGCTTCGCATTCTGGAAGGCCCTCTATGATCGCGGTGTGTTTACCAATCCGGTGATCTCGCCGGCAGTCCAGCCGGGGCGGGCCATGATCCGCACATCGTACACTGCGACTATGACCGATCAGCAGCTCGATCGGGTGGTTGAGGTCGTTGGTACGGTCGCGCGCGAAAAAGGTCTGATCTCATAA
- the serC gene encoding 3-phosphoserine/phosphohydroxythreonine transaminase, whose translation MAKRVFNFNPGPSILPLEVLQQVQNELLDYRGTGMSIMESSHRSKEFEEINDTTIALVRELFGLSDKYHVLFLTGGASSQFFMLPMNLLNPGDVVAYVDTGAWSSKAIKEAKLFGEVNLAASSKDENYRFIPKMSDIKFTTNSRYLHITTNNTIKGTQYHTFPKTGQVPLVADMSSDIASRKLDYTQFVMFYAGAQKNLGPSGVTLVCMHDDMLQQCKDGLPTMLSYKTHAKEKSLYNTPPAFGIYVMKLILEWIKRNGGLAGMDKLNTAKKERIYQMMDLFPDYYRGTVDKDSRSWMNITLRLPSEDLEKKFIAEAKEAGFVGLKGHRSVGGVRVSLYNALPLEGAEKLAAFMDAFRKKN comes from the coding sequence ATGGCTAAACGCGTATTCAATTTCAATCCCGGGCCGTCGATCCTGCCGCTCGAGGTCCTGCAGCAGGTGCAGAACGAACTGCTCGACTACCGGGGCACCGGCATGTCTATCATGGAAAGCTCGCATCGATCGAAGGAATTCGAGGAGATCAACGACACGACCATAGCGCTGGTGCGCGAGCTGTTCGGACTGTCGGACAAATATCACGTGTTGTTTCTGACCGGCGGGGCATCGTCGCAGTTTTTTATGCTGCCGATGAACCTGCTGAATCCCGGCGACGTGGTCGCCTATGTCGATACCGGCGCCTGGTCGTCGAAGGCGATCAAAGAGGCAAAGCTGTTTGGGGAGGTGAATCTTGCCGCATCATCAAAGGACGAGAACTACCGGTTCATCCCGAAGATGAGCGACATCAAATTCACCACCAACTCGCGCTACCTGCATATCACCACGAATAACACGATCAAGGGAACGCAGTACCACACGTTTCCGAAGACGGGTCAGGTGCCGCTGGTGGCCGACATGTCGTCCGATATCGCGTCCCGCAAACTCGACTACACCCAGTTTGTGATGTTTTACGCCGGGGCCCAGAAAAACCTCGGACCGTCAGGCGTCACTCTCGTGTGTATGCACGACGACATGTTGCAGCAGTGCAAGGACGGTTTGCCGACCATGCTCAGCTACAAAACGCACGCGAAGGAGAAGTCGCTGTATAACACGCCACCGGCGTTCGGCATATACGTCATGAAGCTGATCCTGGAGTGGATCAAGCGCAATGGCGGGCTGGCCGGCATGGACAAGCTCAATACCGCCAAGAAGGAACGGATCTACCAGATGATGGATCTGTTCCCGGACTACTACCGGGGTACAGTCGACAAGGACAGCCGCTCGTGGATGAACATCACGTTGCGCCTGCCGAGTGAGGACCTCGAGAAGAAGTTCATCGCCGAGGCCAAGGAAGCCGGCTTTGTCGGCCTGAAGGGTCACCGATCGGTGGGAGGAGTCCGGGTGTCTCTGTACAACGCGCTGCCTTTGGAGGGGGCCGAGAAGCTGGCCGCCTTTATGGACGCGTTCAGGAAGAAGAACTAG
- a CDS encoding hydroxyacid dehydrogenase: MLILISDAFDAELPKKLARYGDVTDDKGRMGEAEIVVVRSKTKVNREYIDLAKKMKLVIRGGVGLDNIDRIYAQEKGIMVRNTADASTTAVAELAFAMMISLACNVAPADSSMREGKWLKKELERTELHGKTLGILGLGRIGLALAYRAQAFRMRVLGWHPDVYFTDWAEICDSVEDVLRQSDYVSLHMPLLPDTRGMINKETLKQFRDGAYLVNTARGQICVEEDVAEALKSGKLAGFATDVWYSDPPEKSPLFDAPNTLFLPHIGASTKENMTRIGIIVERLIADYVENR, from the coding sequence ATGTTAATTTTGATTTCCGATGCGTTCGACGCCGAACTTCCCAAGAAGTTGGCCAGATACGGCGACGTGACCGATGACAAGGGCCGGATGGGCGAAGCGGAGATCGTTGTTGTTCGCTCCAAGACCAAAGTCAACCGCGAGTATATCGATCTTGCCAAGAAGATGAAGCTGGTCATCCGGGGCGGGGTCGGTCTGGACAATATCGACCGCATCTATGCCCAGGAGAAGGGAATCATGGTGCGCAACACGGCGGATGCGTCGACCACGGCGGTCGCGGAATTGGCGTTTGCGATGATGATCTCACTCGCGTGTAACGTGGCACCGGCGGACTCATCGATGCGCGAAGGCAAGTGGCTCAAGAAGGAATTGGAGCGCACCGAACTCCATGGCAAAACGCTGGGTATTCTGGGACTGGGTCGTATCGGATTGGCGCTTGCCTACCGGGCGCAGGCGTTCAGGATGCGCGTCCTGGGATGGCATCCCGACGTCTACTTCACGGATTGGGCAGAGATATGCGACTCGGTTGAAGACGTTTTGCGGCAGTCGGACTATGTATCGCTGCACATGCCGCTGTTACCTGACACCCGGGGTATGATCAACAAGGAGACGCTCAAGCAGTTCAGGGACGGTGCGTATTTGGTGAATACGGCCCGCGGTCAGATCTGTGTCGAGGAGGATGTGGCGGAAGCGCTCAAGAGCGGCAAACTCGCCGGGTTCGCGACCGACGTCTGGTATTCGGACCCGCCCGAGAAGTCTCCGCTGTTCGACGCTCCCAATACGCTGTTCCTGCCGCATATCGGCGCTTCGACCAAGGAGAACATGACTCGTATCGGCATCATCGTGGAACGTCTGATCGCCGACTACGTCGAGAATAGATAA
- a CDS encoding DUF1015 family protein, with the protein MAIVRPFRGLRPTPDRAAKVACPPYDVLSSEEARAMAEGNPITFLRVDKAELEFPPDFDPYSRDVYKRGRDNLFKLFREGVLIQDPTPCFYIYRLSWQGRSQTGLAALSSVDEYDRGLIRKHEHIRPEKMVDRANHIMTLEAQVGLVFSTYKASAATSAAIKKVTSTPPVVDFETPGSVRQELWVVSREDDITMLVDAFAKLPVLYIADGHHRSAAASEVCRRMREKTPGYTGNEPFNFFLNVLFPAEELRILPYNRVVKDLNGHTLETLLEQASAKFEVSRHGGEIAPQRAHEFGLYSGGSWYLLRARNGSFDAASPTKSIDASVLADNFLAPLLGITDPKTDKRIDFVGGIRGTGELVRLVDSGKYKAAFSLYPTSVQQLLAVADAGEVMPPKSTWFEPKLFSGLVVSLLTD; encoded by the coding sequence GTGGCGATCGTTCGACCGTTCCGTGGCCTGCGGCCGACCCCAGACAGGGCCGCGAAGGTGGCTTGCCCCCCTTACGATGTGCTCAGCAGCGAAGAAGCCCGGGCCATGGCCGAGGGAAACCCCATCACGTTTCTGCGCGTCGACAAGGCAGAACTTGAGTTTCCACCCGATTTTGATCCGTACTCCCGGGACGTGTACAAACGCGGACGAGACAACCTGTTCAAGTTGTTCCGTGAGGGTGTGCTGATTCAGGACCCGACACCGTGCTTCTATATCTACCGGCTGAGCTGGCAGGGGCGAAGCCAGACGGGACTTGCCGCCTTGTCCTCAGTCGATGAGTACGACCGGGGATTGATCAGGAAACACGAGCATATCCGCCCGGAGAAGATGGTCGACCGCGCCAACCATATCATGACACTTGAGGCGCAGGTCGGGCTGGTGTTCTCCACCTACAAGGCGTCCGCCGCGACTTCGGCGGCGATCAAAAAGGTTACGTCGACACCTCCCGTTGTCGATTTTGAGACGCCCGGCAGCGTTCGTCAGGAGTTGTGGGTGGTCAGCCGTGAAGACGATATCACCATGCTTGTCGATGCGTTCGCGAAGCTGCCGGTGCTCTATATCGCGGACGGACACCATCGCTCGGCCGCCGCGTCGGAGGTCTGCCGTCGCATGCGTGAAAAGACCCCGGGCTACACCGGCAACGAGCCGTTCAATTTCTTTCTGAATGTTCTGTTCCCGGCTGAGGAACTCCGCATCCTGCCGTACAATCGGGTCGTGAAGGATCTCAACGGACACACGCTCGAAACGTTGCTGGAACAGGCCTCGGCGAAGTTCGAGGTCAGCCGGCACGGGGGAGAGATCGCCCCGCAGCGTGCCCATGAATTCGGGCTCTACAGTGGCGGGTCCTGGTATCTGCTGAGGGCCAGAAACGGGAGTTTCGATGCAGCCAGTCCCACGAAGTCGATCGATGCGTCGGTACTGGCGGACAACTTCCTCGCGCCGCTGCTGGGGATTACGGACCCAAAGACCGACAAGCGGATTGACTTCGTCGGCGGCATCCGGGGTACTGGAGAGCTGGTGAGGCTGGTGGATTCAGGCAAGTACAAGGCCGCATTCTCACTATATCCGACCTCTGTTCAACAATTACTGGCTGTGGCCGATGCCGGCGAAGTAATGCCGCCCAAGTCGACCTGGTTCGAGCCGAAATTGTTCAGCGGCTTGGTCGTGAGTCTGCTAACTGATTAA